Proteins encoded in a region of the Planococcus citri chromosome 1, ihPlaCitr1.1, whole genome shotgun sequence genome:
- the LOC135849992 gene encoding laminin subunit beta-1-like codes for MHYSSVTPFTNGEVILRILPSTLDDIDPYSDDIQNLVKITNLRINFTKLHTLGDDLLDNRVDIQEKYYYAIWEMVVGGSCSCYGHANRCVPQDGVESKPNTVHGKCECTHNTKGLNCEKCEDLYNDLEWAPAIGKQTNACKKCNCNEHATSCHFDHKIFESTGRVSGGMCDNCMHNTMGKNCEQCKHFFYQDPTKEFNDPEICIPCDCDPAGSLDDGICDSRTDPANNLESGRCHCKRNVEGRRCDTCKNGFWNFTENNPEGCQSCSCNIHGIISHDGCNKNNGECWCKRNVEGRDCNRCIREHWGLGDTPDGCQPCDCDKGGSLHNECDMFTGQCPCRNNITGRRCDMPKEQHFIPSLDYNIIEAELIKCAGSSCTLDIRPQNPPGQDTTWTGPGFARVYPPSTLEFPVDNVRENLDYNIIVRYEPTSPYNWDRARVILIRPEDVDQNGYCGGDKLRQGDTRDVYLLATELYAKVDPPFCLEKGKNYTVRVDVFRTGDPNANGPTAYIQIDSIVLVPHIESIPFMNKADPAGERRLYEYKANRCDDYVYPVVKTNMSDICRGYHYSIGSYVYGSGYPCKCDSTGSQSSICSDIGGYCPCKSNVVGRQCDKCAPGTYGFGPEGCKACDCNSIGSLDNFCDVYSGQCKCRQQTYGRSCDQCQPGSWNYPNCQKCICHGHADICEPRSGACIECRNSTEGHYCDKCKEGFYGDPRIGIDIPCRLCPCPGTVETGHTYAQRCALDSRNQDVICDCDTGYTGSKCERCAENYYGNPDIVGGKCQACNCSNNVDTLRPGNCDPNTGKCLQCLYNTEGFNCEFCRAGFFGDALHQQCAECVCDLLGTDRKQGPCDKFTGQCPCLPNVTGLRCDECIKNHWKIASGEGCEACACDPIGSKSEQCNQYDGQCECKDGFGGRRCDQCQANFWGNPNVECYPCNCNPEGAATMQCNRTNGHCVCVLGIGGDKCDRCARGFLGESPRCSPCGECFDNWDLILKDLKDQTKKVIDKAVEIMKTGATGSYVKEFETMEKKLADVKLLLQNTTASHLQLQELDTLINDIRAGITPPELMNNVSSQAENITQRITISLLALADLQKKADNLNVTTQGLKENATKLQEGNVEGALNLTKQAYNKTLAVKQKNAQTEVTVSNADKSCQRTDGVIRKHNLQYSGILDDDEKKLVELTKNVNDLESLIPDLNLKVCDKGGNPCDNVCGGAGCGSCGGLSCENGSLTKAENTVKFSQDAAKLVQEKEAKVNELYRSINQARAEAKNAYSSTQDALKSAEMAKNESEIARNKTQMVIKELQKFVNSSGTTLANVRTTAEETMNKTIKLQPEKITELAQKINETVSSLTNIEAIIKETEQDLIRARLHKQQAELAKNKADTILNTTEKVVTVLSQAEESQKKAEAAIASATENIDTARKDLTEISNQSAKAQQTINETVEEFLKLEESFKTLQTEFLKNNADAMTVEDELKAVIADVDDTQKKSQNLTADYKQIAAELEKKAMNSTDAHKNAQLLLNRASQLSLNTTNKIKELTDFEEQFKNHDKELDSITNKIKELTKKMQTNFDEIKAKSENYQVCQ; via the exons ATGCACTATTCATCTGTTACTCCTTTCACCAATGGAGAG gtaattCTGAGAATCCTGCCTTCAACCTTGGATGATATCGATCCTTACTCCGACGATATTCAGAATTTAGTCAAAATAACGAATTTGAGAATCAATTTCACCAAGTTGCATACGTTGGGTGATGATTTATTGGATAATCGGGTCGATATTCAG GAAAAATACTATTACGCAATTTGGGAAATGGTAGTTGGTGGATCGTGCTCGTGTTACGGACACGCTAATCGTTGCGTTCCCCAAGATGGAGTTGAATCCAAGCCAAATACGGTACATGGCAAATGCGAATGTACCCATAACACGAAGGGATTGAATTGTGAGAAATGTGAAGATTTGTACAACGATCTGGAGTGGGCTCCGGCTATTGGGAAACAAACAAATGCGTGTAAAA AATGTAATTGTAACGAACATGCCACGAGTTGCCATTTCGATCACAAGATATTCGAGTCAACGGGCAGAGTTTCCGGCGGTATGTGCGATAATTGCATGCACAATACGATGGGCAAAAATTGCGAACAATGTAAACATTTCTTCTACCAAGACCCTACCAAAGAGTTCAATGACCCGGAGATCTGCATAC CTTGCGACTGCGATCCAGCTGGTTCGTTAGATGACGGAATCTGCGACTCGAGAACTGACCCTGCCAATAACCTGGAATCAGGTCGATGCCACTGCAAAAGGAACGTCGAAGGGAGACGGTGCGATACTtgcaaaaatggattctggaaTTTCACCGAGAACAATCCCGAAGGATGTCAGTCATGTTCGTGCAACATTCACGGAATAATTAGCCACGATGGATGCAACAAGAATAACGGAGAGTGTTGGTGTAAACGAAATGTCGAGGGACGTGATTGTAATCGGTGCATTAGGGAGCATTGGGGACTAGGAGATACTCCAGATGGTTGCCAACCTTGTGACTGCGATAAAGGAGGATCCCTGCATAACGAATGTGACATGTTTACTGGACAGTGCCc GTGTCGTAACAATATCACTGGACGCAGATGTGATATGCCAAAAGAACAGCATTTTATTCCTTCTTTGGATTACAATATCATCGAGGCTGAACTGATTAAATGCGCAGga tctTCGTGCACACTTGATATCCGACCTCAGAACCCACCCGGTCAAGATACAACTTGGACTGGACCAGGATTCGCTCGCGTGTATCCACCTTCAACGTTAGAATTCCCAGTTGATAACGTCAGAGAGAATTTGGACTATAATATTATCGTTCGATATGAACCAACG agtCCTTATAATTGGGATAGAGCTCGTGTGATTCTCATAAGACCTGAGGACGTTGATCAGAACGGATATTGTGGCGGAGATAAATTACGACAAGGCGATACTCGAGATGTTTACCTGCTTGCGA CTGAACTATACGCCAAGGTCGATCCACCTTTCTGCTTGGAAAAGGGTAAAAATTACACTGTTCGAGTGGATGTTTTTCGAACTGGTGATCCTAATGCAAATGGGCCCACTGCCTATATTCAAATAGACTCG ATTGTACTCGTTCCTCATATCGAAAGCATACCATTTATGAATAAAGCAGACCCAGCAGGAGAGCGAAGATTATACGAATACAAAGCTAATCGATGCGATGACTACGTGTATCCAGTTGTGAAAACCAATATGTCTGATATTTGTCGAGGATATCATTACAGTATTGGCTCGTACGTTTATGGATCCGGATATC CTTGTAAATGCGATTCGACCGGATCACAAAGTTCCATATGTTCTGACATTGGAGGATACTGCCCATGTAAATCGAATGTAGTAGGACGTCAATGCGATAAATGTGCTCCTGGTACTTATGGATTCGGTCCGGAAGGATGTAAAG CCTGCGACTGTAATAGTATCGGATCATTGGATAACTTCTGCGACGTGTACAGTGGTCAGTGTAAATGTCGTCAGCAAACCTACGGTCGAAGTTGCGACCAGTGTCAACCAGGTTCGTGGAATTacccaaattgtcaaaaatgtatcTGTCACGGTCACGCAGATATTTGTGAGCCTCGATCTGGAGCTTGTATCGAATGCAGGAATTCCACCGAAGGACATTACTGTGATAA ATGTAAAGAAGGATTCTATGGAGATCCTAGAATCGGTATCGATATCCCATGTCGTCTGTGCCCTTGTCCAGGCACTGTTGAAACTGGTCACACGTACGCTCAACGTTGTGCTCTAGATTCTAGAAATCAGGACGTTATTTGCGATTGTGACACCGGATACactg GCTCAAAATGTGAAAGATGTGCCGAAAATTACTACGGAAATCCTGACATAGTTGGAGGAAAATGCCAAGCTTGTAATTGCAGCAATAACGTAGATACCCTCAGACCGGGTAATTGTGACCCGAATACCGGAAAATGTCTCCAATGTTTATACAACACCGAAGGATTCAATTGCGAATTTTGTCGAGCTGGATTCTTTGGAGATGCTTTACATCAACAGTGTGCCG AATGCGTTTGTGACCTCCTTGGAACTGACAGGAAACAAGGCCCTTGCGATAAATTCACCGGCCAGTGTCCCTGTTTACCTAATGTGACCGGATTAAGGTGCGACGAATGTATCAAAAATCATTGGAAGATCGCCAGCGGAGAAGGTTGCGAGGCTTGCGCCTGCGATCCTATTGGATCAAAGTCTGAACAATGTAACCAG tacGACGGGCAGTGCGAATGTAAAGATGGTTTCGGTGGCCGAAGATGTGACCAGTGTCAAGCTAATTTCTGGGGTAACCCGAATGTCGAATGCTATC CTTGCAATTGTAATCCTGAAGGGGCAGCGACCATGCAGTGTAATCGAACAAACGGCCATTGCGTTTGCGTCTTGGGCATAGGTGGTGATAAATGTGATCGATGTGCTCGAGGATTCTTGGGCGAATCACCCAGATGCAGTCCTTGTGGCGAATGTTTCGATAACTGGgatctgattttgaaagatttgaaaG ATCAAACCAAAAAGGTGATCGATAAAGCTGTAGAAATCATGAAAACTGGCGCCACTGGATCGTACGTTAAGGAATTTGAAACCATGGAGAAGAAATTGGCTGACGTTAAACTTCTGCTGCAGAATACCACTGCTAGTCATCTGCAGTTACAAGAATTGGATACTTTGATTAACGATATCAG AGCTGGTATAACACCTCCAGAGCTAATGAACAACGTCAGCTCTCAAGCCGAAAACATCACCCAGAGGATTACTATATCTTTACTAGCTTTAGCCGACCTGCAAAAGAAAGCTGATAATTTAAATGTAACCACCCAAGGTCTGAAAGAAAACGCCACTAAATTACAAGAAGGAAACGTCGAAG GTGCCTTGAACTTGACCAAACAAGCCTACAATAAGACATTGGCAGTCAAACAGAAAAACGCTCAAACCGAAGTAACAGTCAGCAATGCTGATAAATCATGCCAAAGGACTGACGGAGTAATCCGTAAACATAATTTACAATACAGCGGTATTTTAGACgacgatgagaaaaaattggtcgaactcacgaaaaatgtcaacgatTTGGAATCACTAATACCAGATTTGAATCTAaag gTTTGCGACAAAGGAGGTAATCCTTGCGATAATGTGTGTGGTGGAGCAGGCTGCGGTAGTTGCGGAGGTCTTTCGTGTGAAAATGGATCTCTGACGAAAGCTGAAAATACagtgaaattttctcaagaCGCAGCCAAACTGGTTCAAGAAAAAGAGGCCAAGGTTAATGAACTCTACAGATCG ATCAATCAAGCTCGAGCCGAAGCTAAAAATGCCTATAGTTCTACTCAAGATGCCCTGAAAAGTGCTGAAATGGCTAAAAACGAATCTGAAATCGCTCGTAATAAAACCCAGATGGTGATTAAAGAActgcaaaaatttgtcaattctTCAGGTACGACTTTGGCGAATGTGAGAACAACAGCTGAAGAA ACTATGAACAAGACAATCAAACTGCAGCCTGAAAAAATAACCGAGTTGGCTCAGAAAATCAACGAAACCGTATCATCTCTTACAAACATAGAAGCAATTATAAAAGAAACCGAACAAGATTTGATTAGAGCCAGACTACACAAGCAACAAGCTGAGTTAGCCAA AAATAAAGCCGATACAATTTTGAACACGACGGAAAAAGTAGTCACAGTTTTGTCGCAAGCTGAAGAATCGCAGAAAAAAGCCGAAGCAGCGATTGCAAGTGCTACTGAAAATATTGACACGGCTAGAAAAGATTTAACTGAA ATCTCAAATCAGAGTGCCAAAGCTCAACAAACCATAAATGAAACCGTCGAAGAGTTCTTAAAATTGGAAGAAAGCTTCAAAACTCTGCAAACcgagttcttgaaaaataatgccGATGCTATGACAGTCGAAGATGAGTTAAAGGCGGTCATCGCCGATGTGGACGATACGCAgaagaaatctcaaaatttgaccgCAGATTACAAGCAGATTGCGGCCGAATTGGAGAAGAAAGCGATGAATTCGACGGATGCTCATAAAAATGCGCAATTGTTACTGAACAGGGCTAGTCAGCTATCGTTGAATACGACGAATAAGATAAAGGAATTGACTG attttgaggAGCAGTTTAAAAACCATGACAAAGAATTAGACAGCATAACCAATAAAATTAAGGAACTGACGAAGAAaatgcaaactaatttcgacgAAATTAAAGCCAAATCAGAAAATTACCAAGTGTGTCAGTAA